Within Lagopus muta isolate bLagMut1 chromosome 1, bLagMut1 primary, whole genome shotgun sequence, the genomic segment ATCTAGCAGCAGAGGTGTAGAAAGGCAGGTGGTTTCCCCTGCTCACTTCAAGGCAGCATCTGGCACCTCCCTGGGGACAGGACATCTGTCTATGAAGAGTCAGTatgcaggtgttcaaggcacAGGTGTTTACTACACCTGCCAGGAAGTGGAGAGGATGTGTCCTGTTATGGCCAGAACAAAGACCTCTTGCCCGTAGCAGCTCAGGACTGTCATAACTCCTgccaaaataaatgcatattcTTTGAAAATTGGCTTTTCTCTGCGTGAAGGATTTTCACAACCCATACCTCCACTGATGTTATGGCTTTAAAATTGATCTTATATACTATAGTCAAAGCTTGCTAGCGTAATACCTGTTTTCTGGAGCAAGAATTCTGTTTCCAAATCTTTGAATTCACAGTCTTTTATCTAGCATGgataaaacaataaataaggAATTATTTGAGAGACGTTTGCAGATCCAGAGAAATAGGATCTTACAAGGTAGCAACTTTGGGTTTTCAGGTATTGTGCCTGAAGACCATCATCAAACAATCTGAGAGCACAGAGAACAGAATCAAGATTGTTGGTGGGTCTGAGGATGGGCTGAAAGATCTGGAGTCATTTAGTTTAGAGTGAAATGTAATGTCTTCAAATGTGCACCTGTAGAGAGTATAGCAGTAAATATTCTCTACGCCAGCTTGAAATACAGTAAGaagtaatggctttaagttaaGGAAAAATCTCTATTTGTTGTCATGATAAGATATTGAAAAGATGAGCTTGAGTGACAAAGGAATGTCCATCACCAAAGGTCTTGAAAAACAAGTTAGAGAAAGCATTGCTTGCAGCGTCTTTAGTATTGTGTCATGTCTTCTTtcctacactttttttttctcttttcttttactctATAAATAAGTGGTTTCCTTAATTTTACAGATGGAGATGTAAAAATGGAGTGTTAAAAAGCACCCAGCCCTGAGCATTCTCATGTGCTTCTGAAGTTGACTCCAGCTGAAGTGCTGACCAGAGGGCTTCTTGCCACTCAGATGTGAGATCCTAAGCATAGGCCTCAGTGACTTTCTCAAGAATAGATGTATCATATTTAGTGTAAGAGCCAAGAATGTGTGCACATGGCTTTCAGGAAGgcagttttgtttcattattgGAACTGATAGCCAGAAATTGTCTAATTTCCAGGCAGTTAATGCTCATATTTCCTATGTATGAAATGAGTGCATTTTTGTACATGTCAGGCTATGTGTTACAAAAGTTACTTCAAGAATGAGctacatttcttctcttttttactAGGGAAAAAGTTCCCAGGGCTTTCTGTACTGGTGAAACATGCAGCTGTGCTAATTCTGATACCGAGTATTCTCTTACAAACAGATGCTGCAGAACTcatcagaagagcagaaaagaagactTGCACCTCTGTGACACAGTTCAAATCTCTCCCTGTGCATTTATCAGCTTGCATATCTCTGTGAAACTCTGCACTTCAGCAAGGGCTTTATCACTAGGCAACTATTGCAAAGAAACATGAGTTCCACAGGATTTCAGGGAAGAATTTTTCCTCTACTTTTGTTCACTTCTATTCTGAGTTTGCTTCCTGGCACCCTCTTCCTTAATGTGAGGTCAGCCAGAGTacttttgcagtttttcttgaCTGTTTTgtcatctgtttctgtttcacagGCTTACATCTCTGAAGTCTTTccaagagagaagagaaaccaAACTGGAAGATGAGAGCATTGCACAGGCACCGAATGCTGTTTCTGTTCAACCTTTGTTTCATCGAGAAAAGTGGGTGTCTAAAATCAAAGCACACATTACTTCCCATCACATACTTCCAGTGTGAGACCAGTGTTTTAGTAGAGTCTGCTGCCAGactacagagaaaaggaaacttgGTGGATCACCGGGTTTTTCAGCCTCTGAACATGATAGCCAACCATTTGAGGCAACTGTGACGTCACCAGCTGGGGTGCTGATAGTGCCTCTGTAACCACAGTCCTCATTAGTTGAGTGTTCCTCTTGCTCTCCTACTGTGACAGAGGCTTCATgattttcttgagaaaatagAGGATTTACTGAAGTTACCACTTCTTCCAGAAAACCCCGGCTGTCAATGACTAAGGCATGAACAAAGAAAgctaaaagctgtttttttattttatgtcatGTTACTAAATGTAGAGGAAATGATATTTCCATAAAGTTTTAGCCTTTCTGCAGAATTTGTGAAAATGGTGTTACATCTGCAACATGTAGGATTTCTTATTgataaacagctttaaaaaggaagagagtgATTTAGCAGGTGTCACCTCTGCTTCACCATCCTTACCGTAATCCACACATGCCAAAAAGTAGGTGAGTTGAGTTTCCCAGTGCACACTGAAAGTCAACAATgcctttttaaattatttttatatatatatttttaaaccaaGACTGAAATTGTACTAGTGTAGGttagagaacagaaaacaaatgtgatCTGTTCAATCTCTGAGACTACAGCCAGAAATCTGAGCAgtggttttatgattttccTAAGCTCTGTTTGAGGAACAGCTAACTGTAAGACATACACACTTACTCACAGGCAGGTATCAGATGAAGTAGCTCCACAGATTCTGGCCATACTGAAGTGAATGATGCTGAGATCTGATGAAATATGTCACAGTTCCATCTTTCCATCATTAGATACATGTCAATGCATCTGGCTGCTTGCAGAAATGTTATGCATGCAGTAGATGTGCTTTCCTATGGATGCTACCCCaactggggggtggggggggttggCAAGTAGTCCACAGAAGATATTATAAGCCACAATTTCAGATAGAAAGAAGTAAAGGATGCTCTcatctgcaaagaaaatttgGTTTACCTGTAAGTAAAAGCCATTCGGATGCAAATTTACCTGCCACATCACTAACTTAAGGCAGAAATGTTACTCTAGAACTGGCGCAAAATGATCACTCCCAGATGAGGCTGATGACATTTCATGCCCAACATATTTTGTGCTCCAAATTTCAAGTGACCAAGTGAATCACCTCTCAATATGAAGACTAAAATCAATCACACAAAACATGTATAATTAACTATACAAGTTTGTGATAATATGAAGTCCTCTGTTTCACAAAACAAGATTCATAATAGTTAGAAGCTAAGTCTCTTAACAATGTTTCcagtattgatttttttccccatttatttAATCCTACTAGAGTAACtatagaatcagaatcagagaatatcttcagctggaagggacccataaggatcactgactccaactcctgactccacaTGTGACCATTCAAAATCCAAACCCAAGGTCTAAGAATGGTGTCTAGAACGGTGGCAGCTCTGAGCCATTCCCACTTGGCAGTCTGTTCCAGGgccccaccaccctctggtgaagaacctgtCCCTATCTCCCACCTGACCCTCcgctgatgcagctccatgccattaTAGCATGGAGATTCCTGGAGATGTGTGTACTTATGGGAAGCGGGAAAGGGAATAAGAATTTGAAATTAGGGTTCAGGCTAGGTAGTGAATTGCTGTTGTTAGGAATGTAAAAAGGGCATGGGAAGATCACCTATGTAAAACTGAAAGGATATGTATGATGTTGATGGCATGCCACTACCAACTGACCCTTGCAGTTGGAAATATTCAGCCTGAGGGCTTGGTTCAGCTGGTTCCTAAGCATTTTCTttaggcttcttttttttttttttttttcattgaaaatagTAGTTGTTGCTTAAAACTCACACAAAACCAAGGGTTGTTCATCTTGCAAATCAATGTCTGTACTGAGGGGACGAGGCTGGTTCCATATAAAGCTCTGTagccagctctgctgtcctCTAGGCTCTGGTGGTCTTCCTTGGGAACCCTATTCTGTGCACCCTCTCCTGCCTCTCCTGCTTTCCAAGACCTCCGCCTGACTCATTCCTGGCACCATCTGAGCACTTCTTCCTGTATCTGGTTCCTGTTATCTTTGGGATGGCATTTTTGATCTGAAATGGACtacagaagcagagctgtggagatCACAGAATAGGGAACCTGCTGCAAGGAGCAGGGTGGAGAGCAGGCTGGGCATGGAAATGAATACTTGCCTCTCCCCTCAACCTTCTTGTGCACATGGGCTGGTGGTGTGGGCTGGTGCCAAAGCTCAGCTCTAGGTCTGTGTTCCCTGTTCCTGACAAGGATGTGGGATAGAGGGAGACCCAGGAAACATTAGCACTTGTCTGGAAGGTGGGAATGTCCTAGCTGACAGCAATGTCGCGGTGTGGAGCTTGGTGCTGTATCTCAAAACATCCCATGTTGCCATCAGTCTGTGCAACCCCTCTTCTTTCAGAGGACGTGGCCTtagcagtgcttgcagtgcagTCTCAGCATGCCCCAAGAGGAGTGACTCAGGAGAACCAAAGAACAAACACACTGTACACCATGTTTCTTTGGGTTTGGGCAGACTTTTCTTTGGGCAGACTCCTATCATttatagactcatagaatcacagaatggcctggcttgaaaaggaccacaatgatcatctagtttcaacctccctgccacgGACAGGGTTgtcaaccactagatcaggctgccctgagccacatccagcctgcacACTCTTTTAGGGGGGTAACAGCAGGAAACCAAGTGATGCAAGGTGATGCCTTTTTCACAGAAGTGCAAACTTCAGATTTCATGTAACTATTGCTGTAACTCTTCTTTCTGCACTCACCTCACTGCCTGCTCACCTTACAATGCAAAATGGGCCTTGGGATATTTGTGGTGATGTGGGTGAAAATATTGCAAAAACAGATAATTAGAGAAGCGGGGCTTGGCAAGCTGTTGTTTCACCTGATAATATGGCAAAGTGTTTGGTTTGCCAAGAGCAGTCCCATCTGATAGACTTTAGGGACCAAGAGCTGACAATTGAGTAAGCCTCACATGATTACCTTTATTTTTGCCTCATAAACAAGCAAGATTCAGAGGTGGAGGGTATAAACAAAGAAAGTGAAACTAGGAGACTTGATGTGTTTACAGCCCAAGAGCCCACTCCTTCCATCGAGGCTTGTAAGGGTCTTATGTGCTATGCAGGTTACTTTGGGAGGTAGGAACTGGATACCACAGCTGCATCTGCCTCCCATACAAAAAGAATGCAGCTGGATCATGATGCAACATAGTAATTACTATGTGTAAGTAATAGACCTTCAGCTCCACAGACtttactcttttcctttcctttgggTGTGTGGGTCTAACTGACAGACACCCAGCTTTGTATTCTTTGGGTTTCTTGTATGACTGTACCCATGCAACGTATTCAGTACAAAAATAGCAAAAGAGAATCAAGAAGTAGCAAATCACCTGGTAAAACTGGAGGTTATCAGACCATGTCTTACAGAGGGCGCACAGGTGTTGTACATTCCCCATAAAGCAGGTTACAgctatttgttttctgcagtgtgcaAAGTCCATCCACTGGGCTTTAACACAACTGCTGTTAGGTGTGATGTCTCATGTGTAACATTACTGAGAGGGGCACTGGGTGATTGGGATGAACATGCAAGTCCTTTTTTGAAAttactgaatcatagaatcattaagattggaaaagactgctgagatcatcttgtccaactgtcaacccatcaccaccatgcccactagccGTGGTACACAGACCTTCTATCCACTGAGCAGTTTATCTGCACTGGGAAAAATATcaattcttctatttctttcaaaagactATGAAAACTGTTGACCTGATGGGATTATTTGTGCCTAAAGTGGCAGATGTTGCACTTAAATGGCAGTTTCAGTCAGcaccttttgtttctttacttcAAAAGACATAGACTTTCAGtggttttgatttaaaaaaaaaaaaaaaaaagcaactgtaaGCTCCGGTGCTTTGCTTTTCTATACTGTCACATCTGATAGTGAGGTGACGAGGTGCTTCCTGTTGATCTACAAAAATCTCATCTTCCAAACCAACCCTCGATCTCTGAGGACCTCTTCTTAAACCATGGTTTGGCCTTGATCTGAGAGTGGAACACAGcatgttcagatttttttttagcattgcAGCTGGTGGCTGTGCAGTACTTCTCACAGCTGTGCTTGGCCTCCTTTAGCTCTCAGTCACATGGGCATAATTCTGGGGCACAGTAGAGTGCATGATGGGTGGAAGACAAGTGTGCAACAAGCATAACAAATGATCTTCATTATCAACGTAGCAGGGTTAACGTGTATCCGATAAAAACTTTGGTGTTAACTGGAACTATGCCAGGGTAAGAGATGAAGAAGCTTGACTTCCTTCCATTAACTGCAAAGAATCTGGTGCATTATATGCACACTGAGAACTgatcctctcttccttttcaacTGCGGTCTGAATTTTTAACCATGTTGAAGCCTCTCTGTTTGCTTCTGCAAATCTCTTGGTGCAGACAATGctaaatgtaatttttcagagtattgagctgcaggagcagatgcATGATATCCAAACTACAATGAAATGAGTGCTGCAAAAGAACTGCATGAGCATTCTCCTCAAAATTCAAATGACACTTTGATCCTTACTTCCTCTTTATCTTCTTTCCCTGAGCTTGAAGCATAATCGTGTTCTTGTGCCAGTGACGGGAGGAAAGCTTGGCCTGGTGCAGTCGTGCACAGCTACTCATGaacagaatgtttttattttgactaTGGTCAGTCACTGCTCAGCATTTGTTATTTCCATAGACTCATCGTGGACAAAAGCAGTATGCATTAACTTAGCTTATCAGTCATCacaccaggaggaaaaaaagagaacactCTATGTATTTTCACACATTATTTGTGcgaaatatttcttaatatttcttaataaaagGACAACaaccttttattttccatcttattGCCTGTTGCCCACaagaagcaaacaagcaaaagtaTTTACATGATTTCAGTTAATAAGAGGATTATGTCTTCATGATGTTCAAGGAATTTTTCAAGGAGATAAACTGGAATGAGAAGGAGGATCTTGGTAAGGGTGTTCTTAGAACCTCAGAGAAAATTTCTCCCCCGCGTATTTTTAGTATTTACTTTGGAGGAATTAATTTGGCTCATTATCACCTTCCTCATGGATTCGTTTTACAAGTTTATGACCTGAGAaagccctcccttctcttcccctttgcCTCTGTTCAAACCACAACAAAAGGTCAGGCTGGAAGCAGAATCCTGAGCAAAGGAAGAACAGGAAAGCTGGCTGTGTTTCCTTTAATTCCGCCATTTAAGAGACGAATACCCAGTGCAATTACCCAGCCATCTGCATGACACAGGCTGTGTTTTGAATTCCTGTCTGCAGTGGGGGAGCATTCACAGGTTCTtctaaacaaaaggaaagttttcctgggaaagaaaggaaaggtgtTCTGGAGGGAAGATAAACCTGAGAGTGCCACAAAATGGCTGTTTGGTGAAGTCTGccatgtttatttatttaccttaaTAGAGGCATATtctataaattcattttctatagggagtttccttctctggtaTTTATTTGTAGAAGCAGAATGGTTTAGTGATGCATATATGAGGACATCTTGGTTTTCAAGTGAAGCTGGGATGGAAGGATCATTATGAGGTGAGTTAGATGCTGTCTCCTGAGCATTACAGTGAGGAACGCTGTCATAAATCTTGTTGACAGGCAAGAGCTGAGGTGGGCTAGACATGGAGCAGTAAAGTGAGGAGCTTTCATCTGTAGCTGGAGTTGTCCCAGCAGCATGGGATGGAAAAGCTGATGGACTTCTGACCTGCAAAAGACAGAACAGAATACAGCTCTATGCATGTCTGGCTATGCCTGTGCTCCTGCTAGATAAGAAGTGGGTAGGATTCTGTTGGTCTTGTATTcctttaaaactgcttttaaagaTGGGTGCATTGGACTCAACTGATCATTGGATTTTCTTTTGATCTTTGAAATAAGCTAGAAATCATACTCGTGTCTCCAGTCTTCCTCCACTTCCCTTCCCAAACTCAGTCGTGTCTTTCCTTGCATGATTTCAACTTAAGGCAAAACTGATTTATCCTCTTGAAAGCTCTTCTATGACACTCATTCAGCTCTTCTTTCTGAGCCTATTAAATCCTCATTTTCCCCTCCAAACCCCAAAATATCTTTCTGATTGCCcttattttcctatttccaGATCTCTGAcctattacttttttttttcttttctttaaattattccCCAAATAAATCTCTCTTCTCCCAAATCTGCAGGTTCCTCTATAAATCTGTCTCTCTTTAAAGAAATCCTCTTTTGCCATCCATTTTTTCCAACCACTTAGAACATGCTGCTCTCAATTTTCTTTCCCCCACCTTGTCTTTCGGGAGCACTACAGTCCATTTGGTGCCTTTTGATCCCTACCACAGCCTTTTTTGTGAGTGACTGCTGCCAGTGCCTGTCGCATCTTTTGTGTTCTCCCTTCTGCTCATCTAATTTTCTCGGTACCTATTACAAGAATTGTCTGAATTTGTGCTAGCCACATAGTAAAGCCCTTCTTCTCAATCATTTTCCTGACCCTGCGGGTGACTTTTTGTCTTGTGCAGTCAGAACCAGGTGAACAGAGGTGCTTTAGGTGCCTAAATTCCTACTGGAATGGTTTTACAAATTAATGCACTTTAAAAGGAGTTTAGATGCTTGAAGAACCTTTGTGGCAAAAACACTGAGTTCTTTCCCTTCAGCTCAGACAAGGTGATATCTCATGCCAGGGAAGCCATTCTTTCCAGGCACCACAACTAAATCTGTCTCCAATCCTACTCCACATTTTACACTAtccaaaaatttattttcagcatatGGTtatgtgggaatcaaatgttgtttctgcattagaattgtataatttttattttataatctccgctatcatagttctttttgggagtccttctacttaacttggggaagatcaccttcccaggaacgcaTACTCTGTATATAGGTATATTTTGTCACatacactgcaagaatatcctacacgagagcaaaccaaagaacaagtcatggcatgctcgaggaagcgcctgaagagacattgggaaggcctgacatcatcccccaagtgctctttgtttaacgatgatgactttaaagaaaatcaccatatcaataggacaaggagagcaccgagacatcttggaaacaacaggatgattactgactggcaccagataacaaataaattaacaagtaaataacaaatgtaaaccttctgataagactgtgaacctggagtacccagccattggggaaacaggggagggggaaggcaagggggagaaaacagggtataaaggctgtcatgttgtgtccataggcgcgctcctacttgtgggacgcccgccattgcaatcgcgaataaaacctgcttttatcagagataccgtcctgacaaaaatttcttggattatttccaacagtTATACTGGACATTATCAGGTTTCAGTGTTGGCAGAATTTAAGCATACCCGGCTCTCTTGTCTCTGTGGTGTTGATGGAGTTCTCTTATGCTTtcctaggaagaaaaaaaaaaagatgtttcaatCAATCAGCATTGAGAAGATGCCTTTCTGCTCACAGAGGAGTATAGATTACCAAAGCAGCCCTTGCCTTACTGAGTGCCCctcaaagaataaaaatctaTCCCCACAGTATATTTGGGAATTGTTTTACTGCCAAAAGATAATCAGCATAAAAAGATGTTCTTATAGAATGTGTTTCTGTGTTCCTCAGAGCTTCTCTGAATAGGAGCAGATAAATTCCTGCTGTACTTGTGGCTAGTTGTCTTTCTATGCAGTGAAATGGCAAGAAAAGGTATGGAAAAATCTTTAAGCCATTCcatgagaaaacaaataattgatTGCTTCACTTAATAAGATGTGGGGGACTCCAGGATCCCCTCTTGACTTAGAGCATGGCACCTGTGTAAGAGTTCCTGTAAAACATGAGAGATTAATATGGTAACTATTTGATA encodes:
- the LOC125693977 gene encoding uncharacterized protein LOC125693977 is translated as MLIRWILLCSLLVRLAQSNNQDSEKSANITTPSAKLLDASTKSKEHGKNKTLHIIYASVPVGLCCPFIFICVFWSLRRYYGKHKRTPSTPQRQESRVRSPSAFPSHAAGTTPATDESSSLYCSMSSPPQLLPVNKIYDSVPHCNAQETASNSPHNDPSIPASLENQDVLIYASLNHSASTNKYQRRKLPIENEFIEYASIKVNK